Proteins found in one Mesorhizobium sp. CAU 1732 genomic segment:
- a CDS encoding OB-fold domain-containing protein, which yields MTATARPLPVPSAWSAGYWQAAAERRFVVQECKSCDKAIMYPKRVCPHCLGENLGWRVSAGRGEIYAVTAQLAGPPTGFADHLPYVIAVIRLDEGVQLMSNIVGDGALGARIGDRVVVDFEEVEGTVLPVFRLDAGAETRDA from the coding sequence ATGACCGCAACCGCCCGCCCCCTGCCCGTCCCAAGCGCCTGGTCGGCAGGCTACTGGCAGGCCGCCGCCGAACGTCGCTTCGTGGTGCAGGAATGCAAAAGCTGCGACAAGGCGATCATGTATCCCAAGCGCGTCTGCCCGCATTGTCTCGGAGAGAACCTGGGCTGGCGCGTATCCGCCGGCCGTGGCGAGATCTATGCCGTCACCGCACAACTGGCCGGCCCGCCCACCGGCTTCGCCGATCACCTTCCCTACGTGATCGCGGTCATCCGTCTGGACGAAGGCGTCCAACTGATGAGCAACATCGTCGGTGACGGAGCACTGGGCGCCAGGATCGGCGACCGGGTCGTCGTCGACTTCGAGGAGGTCGAAGGCACAGTCCTTCCGGTGTTCCGCCTCGATGCGGGAGCGGAGACGCGGGATGCGTGA